Proteins found in one Verrucomicrobiia bacterium genomic segment:
- a CDS encoding FtsX-like permease family protein codes for MIRRRDYLRLTTQKLALRKKRAAFAIISVALGVIVVVTANSLMEGVRNVAVKTIWTEEIDPDVIHVYAGENPYELLPPEEGPKREAKKRIEYLSEAVFDEIRGWSGVEAADRPVVVQPVSVNGFDKRPRSVSEFQGVPEPMLLRYVTDRALVTANTNAIPLVVGERNVRLRFDEKRGKLESDPAGEKSWLGREVTILLGDNYARVSRFQYDYNKREFKPLGEDEVVSQHDAMERNFRVQYDTAIFNTTLTLKGRVVGFCPGSKVLIPLETATLCEKWIDQRNRLASRNPARETTEVVYGERGRRTPKPGEYTEGAVLVKKGADIEAIAKRIEEMGFSVATRARMFEDQARAFDSSVNIVKKVAFAFGGLILGLACGLVWSTTSKTVSDSRADIGLFRALGATKREIRRLFLGEAMLQGVLGTVVGMVLGWGLALAIGHWVIGFARRSVYEPEEALLIPNSIFSMNPRFCLLLIAGAALVSLLAGLLPANRAANVDPVKALKRE; via the coding sequence ATGATTCGGCGGCGCGATTATCTGCGGTTGACGACGCAGAAGCTGGCGTTGCGGAAGAAACGCGCGGCATTTGCCATCATTTCCGTTGCGCTCGGGGTGATCGTGGTTGTGACGGCAAATTCACTGATGGAAGGTGTGCGTAATGTGGCCGTGAAAACGATTTGGACGGAAGAGATCGATCCCGACGTGATTCACGTGTATGCAGGGGAAAACCCGTACGAGCTTCTCCCGCCCGAAGAGGGGCCGAAACGGGAAGCGAAGAAGCGGATCGAGTATTTGAGCGAAGCGGTGTTCGACGAGATCCGCGGCTGGTCCGGGGTTGAGGCAGCCGACCGGCCCGTCGTGGTGCAACCGGTGAGCGTGAACGGGTTCGACAAGCGGCCACGCAGCGTATCCGAATTCCAGGGTGTGCCAGAGCCCATGTTGCTGCGGTACGTAACTGACCGCGCGCTGGTGACCGCAAATACCAATGCGATCCCCCTGGTCGTAGGGGAACGCAATGTGCGGCTCCGCTTCGACGAGAAGCGCGGCAAACTGGAGTCCGATCCCGCGGGCGAGAAGTCCTGGCTTGGTCGCGAAGTTACAATCCTCCTCGGCGACAACTACGCACGGGTCTCTCGATTCCAGTACGATTACAATAAGCGCGAATTCAAGCCATTGGGCGAAGACGAAGTAGTGTCCCAACACGACGCGATGGAGCGCAATTTCCGTGTACAGTACGATACGGCTATTTTTAACACGACCCTCACGCTGAAAGGGCGCGTCGTTGGGTTTTGTCCCGGCAGCAAGGTGCTTATTCCGCTCGAAACGGCGACGCTGTGCGAGAAGTGGATCGACCAACGCAACCGCCTGGCTTCGCGGAATCCCGCACGTGAAACGACCGAAGTGGTCTATGGCGAGCGTGGCCGCCGCACGCCGAAACCAGGTGAGTACACCGAAGGCGCCGTGCTGGTGAAAAAGGGCGCGGACATCGAAGCCATTGCCAAGCGCATTGAGGAGATGGGGTTTTCCGTCGCGACGCGAGCGCGTATGTTTGAAGATCAGGCGCGCGCATTCGACAGCAGCGTGAACATCGTGAAGAAAGTGGCGTTTGCGTTCGGTGGCCTGATTCTCGGGCTGGCTTGCGGTCTGGTCTGGAGCACCACCTCAAAGACGGTATCCGACAGCCGTGCGGACATCGGCCTTTTCCGCGCGCTGGGCGCGACAAAGCGCGAGATTCGCCGGCTGTTTCTCGGCGAAGCGATGCTGCAGGGTGTGCTCGGCACCGTGGTTGGCATGGTGCTCGGTTGGGGACTGGCGCTCGCGATCGGCCACTGGGTGATCGGCTTCGCACGCCGCTCGGTTTATGAACCCGAAGAAGCGCTGCTCATTCCCAATTCGATTTTTTCCATGAATCCCCGGTTTTGTCTCCTGCTTATCGCTGGCGCGGCGCTGGTTTCACTGCTGGCCGGACTGTTGCCCGCCAATCGCGCAGCGAACGTCGATCCCGTGAAAGCGCTGAAGAGGGAGTGA
- the lepB gene encoding signal peptidase I — translation MKQRLRIFWREWILPAVVAVAILAPLRSAVADWNDVPTGSMIPTILVGDRIFINKLAYDLKVPFTTWQVAKWADPQRGDIVVFPSPADGIRLVKRVVAVPGDRIELRNDHLVINDETASYALVNNNVAAGLVLNETLSGKTHSLMIQPQQRAMRSFGPVEVPAGKYFVMGDNRDNSFDSRYFGFVSRDRILGRATLVAMSFDHDRHYLPRFDRFGHSLP, via the coding sequence ATGAAACAACGACTCCGGATCTTCTGGCGTGAATGGATTTTGCCTGCGGTGGTGGCTGTGGCTATTCTTGCGCCGTTGCGGTCGGCGGTGGCGGATTGGAATGACGTGCCGACGGGCTCGATGATACCGACCATCCTCGTGGGTGACCGTATCTTCATCAACAAGCTCGCGTACGACCTCAAGGTTCCGTTCACCACCTGGCAGGTGGCCAAGTGGGCTGATCCGCAGCGCGGTGACATCGTTGTGTTCCCGTCGCCGGCGGACGGGATTCGGCTTGTGAAGCGCGTTGTCGCGGTGCCGGGTGACCGCATCGAATTACGGAACGATCATCTCGTCATCAACGACGAGACAGCATCGTATGCATTGGTCAACAACAACGTTGCGGCAGGGTTGGTTCTCAATGAGACTCTCTCGGGGAAAACACACTCCCTGATGATCCAACCGCAGCAACGAGCTATGCGATCTTTCGGGCCGGTAGAGGTTCCCGCAGGCAAATACTTCGTGATGGGCGACAACCGCGACAACAGTTTCGATTCGCGCTATTTCGGGTTCGTGTCACGCGACCGCATTCTGGGCCGCGCAACCTTGGTGGCGATGTCGTTCGACCACGACCGGCACTACCTACCACGTTTTGACCGGTTCGGCCACAGCCTGCCTTGA
- a CDS encoding APC family permease — MDNSVSEPRLPRLMRSRLKRMLFGAPRNLHDPSLGHKISLIAFLAWVGLGADGLSSSAYGPEEAFRALGSHLYLAVLLALATAATVFIISYAYSRIIEHFPGGGGGYVVATELLGSSAGVVSGCALLVDYVLTITVSIAGGADALFSLLPVSLQYFKLPLEFTAILFLVLMNMRGVKESVSILVPIFLTFVATHIILIFGGFLFHSRDLPAVAHEVRSGFGQGLSQLGMWGMFLLFLRAYSIGGGTYTGIEAVSNGLAIMRDPKVETGKRTMRYMAISLAATAAGLLFCYMLFRVSPVEGKTLNTVLAERFAGSFKIGALPVGLWFVGVTIFSEAVLLLVAAQTGFIDGPRVMANMAIDSWLPRRFAALSDRLTSQNGVLLMGVAAAAALAYTRGDIHVLVVMYSINVFATFSLSEFGMVRFWVRHRQTDKKWLQHLGVHATGLVLCLSILTVMLTMKIREGGWITLVITCLCIAGCFAIRRHYRAFTQRLRQVESSLEDIPSDPTKVTPPFDPKKPTAVILVGGFARLGVHCLLNVFRIFPLSFTNVIFISVGVPNSDFFKGGSHVEELVERTQTSLDRYVEMANRLGIPAQSAYRIGTDVVQEVSEACVELAKKYPRAVFFAGEVVFDEPKWFDRILHNETAFAIQRRLRFAGVPIVVLPIRLFRKQNITSSPAPA, encoded by the coding sequence ATGGATAACTCGGTCTCCGAGCCGAGACTGCCGCGTCTCATGCGGTCGCGGTTGAAGCGAATGCTGTTTGGCGCGCCACGCAACCTCCACGACCCGTCCCTCGGTCACAAGATTTCGTTGATTGCCTTCCTGGCCTGGGTCGGCTTGGGCGCGGACGGACTGTCATCTTCAGCCTACGGACCCGAAGAGGCCTTTCGCGCCCTGGGCAGTCATCTGTACCTGGCAGTGTTGCTGGCGCTGGCGACGGCAGCAACCGTGTTCATAATCTCCTATGCCTATAGCCGCATTATTGAACACTTTCCCGGCGGTGGTGGCGGTTATGTCGTGGCAACGGAATTGCTCGGCTCCTCGGCCGGCGTAGTTTCGGGATGCGCGTTGCTGGTGGACTACGTCCTGACAATCACGGTCTCCATCGCGGGTGGCGCGGACGCGCTGTTCAGTTTGTTGCCGGTTTCCTTACAGTACTTCAAGCTGCCGTTGGAGTTTACGGCGATCCTCTTTCTGGTGTTGATGAACATGCGGGGCGTCAAGGAATCGGTTTCGATCCTGGTACCGATTTTCCTGACGTTTGTCGCGACCCACATCATCTTGATTTTCGGTGGCTTCCTCTTTCACAGCCGCGATCTTCCAGCCGTGGCACACGAGGTCCGCAGCGGTTTCGGCCAGGGCCTGAGCCAGTTGGGAATGTGGGGCATGTTCCTCCTGTTTCTACGCGCCTACTCAATCGGTGGCGGTACGTACACGGGAATCGAAGCCGTTTCGAACGGCCTGGCCATCATGCGCGATCCAAAGGTGGAAACCGGCAAACGAACGATGCGCTATATGGCGATCTCCTTGGCGGCGACCGCCGCCGGGTTGTTGTTCTGCTATATGCTCTTTCGCGTGTCGCCTGTGGAAGGCAAGACGCTCAACACGGTGCTTGCAGAGCGATTCGCCGGCTCATTCAAGATCGGGGCCCTTCCCGTCGGCTTGTGGTTTGTGGGAGTAACCATCTTTTCGGAGGCGGTGCTCCTGTTGGTGGCAGCGCAGACGGGCTTCATAGACGGGCCGCGCGTGATGGCCAACATGGCCATCGATTCCTGGTTGCCACGCCGGTTCGCCGCGTTGTCGGACCGCTTGACCAGCCAAAACGGCGTCTTGCTAATGGGTGTGGCTGCAGCCGCGGCGTTGGCCTATACGCGCGGTGATATCCACGTTTTGGTGGTCATGTACAGCATCAACGTCTTCGCCACGTTTTCGCTTTCCGAATTCGGCATGGTGCGCTTCTGGGTACGGCATCGCCAAACCGACAAGAAATGGCTGCAACACCTGGGTGTACACGCCACTGGTTTGGTGCTGTGTCTTTCCATCCTCACCGTCATGCTCACCATGAAGATCAGGGAGGGCGGCTGGATTACCCTGGTGATTACCTGTCTGTGCATCGCCGGATGTTTTGCCATCCGTCGTCATTACCGGGCCTTCACACAACGGCTGCGCCAGGTGGAGTCTTCGCTGGAGGATATTCCGAGTGATCCCACCAAAGTCACGCCGCCGTTCGACCCGAAGAAACCAACCGCCGTCATCCTGGTCGGCGGCTTCGCAAGGCTCGGCGTCCATTGCCTGCTCAATGTGTTTCGGATTTTTCCGCTTTCATTCACCAACGTGATCTTTATTTCCGTTGGCGTGCCCAATTCCGATTTCTTCAAGGGTGGCAGCCACGTGGAAGAACTCGTGGAGCGGACCCAAACATCCCTGGATCGCTACGTGGAAATGGCCAATCGTCTCGGTATCCCCGCCCAGTCAGCCTACCGCATCGGCACCGACGTCGTGCAAGAGGTCTCGGAAGCCTGCGTCGAACTGGCTAAGAAATACCCGCGGGCTGTTTTCTTTGCGGGTGAAGTCGTCTTCGACGAACCGAAATGGTTCGACCGCATCCTGCACAACGAGACAGCGTTCGCCATCCAGCGGCGGCTGCGTTTTGCGGGCGTGCCGATCGTCGTCTTGCCGATCCGCCTGTTCCGCAAACAAAACATCACCTCGTCTCCCGCCCCCGCATGA
- a CDS encoding APC family permease, whose translation MKAVLIGRSLSPHDRSVFHKLSLIAFFAWVGLGADGLSSSCYGPEQAFRALGSHPYLCVFVGLASALTVFIISASYSQIIELFPTGGGGYLVASKLLAPTVGMVSGCALLIDYVLTITISIASGADALFSFLPESWLPYKLTLAYLGVLVLTLLNLRGVKESVVTLVPVFMVFVITHVFVILYALIVHGSDFGQVFTATADAVRQAHGELGLLGMLMLMLRAYSLGAGTYTGIEAVSNGMPILREPKVQTGKRTMLYMATSLAFTATGLMFAYLLLHVNVQKGKTLNAVLFETLTANWGAGAHWFILVTLISEALLLFVAAQAGFLDGPRVLSNMALDRWMPTKFATLSDRLVTQNGIVLMGVAAFGMMWLSSGKVEFLVVLYSINVFITFTLSQLGMVRHWWITEKGVEHRRKKLFINGLGLVLCTAILALMTVIKFREGGAITILLTAGLVIISLLIHRHYRYTGRLLRRLNDLVKVAAVDTGMDEPVVAKPAPDCDPKAKTAVILVSGYNGLGLHTLYGVMRVFGGVFKNFVFVQVGIIDAGNFKGSDEIDRLRRHVLDEMEHYVDYMREHGHYAEAFYALGTDVVEELDQIAPKIVAKFPNSVFFGGQLVFPKDTFASRWLHNYTVFAVQKRFYHAGFPFVLLPIRV comes from the coding sequence GTGAAGGCGGTACTCATTGGCCGCTCTCTCAGCCCGCATGATCGCTCTGTCTTTCACAAGCTCTCGCTGATTGCATTCTTCGCCTGGGTGGGACTGGGCGCTGACGGCCTGTCATCATCCTGCTATGGGCCGGAGCAGGCGTTTCGGGCGCTGGGATCGCACCCGTACCTCTGCGTCTTTGTCGGGCTGGCTTCAGCACTGACCGTGTTCATCATCAGCGCCAGCTATTCGCAAATCATCGAATTGTTCCCGACCGGAGGCGGCGGCTATCTCGTCGCGAGCAAATTGCTCGCGCCCACCGTCGGTATGGTTTCCGGCTGCGCGCTGCTCATTGACTACGTACTGACGATCACGATCTCCATCGCCAGTGGCGCGGATGCCCTGTTCAGCTTTCTGCCGGAATCGTGGCTGCCGTACAAACTGACCCTCGCCTACCTCGGGGTGTTGGTGCTAACGCTACTGAACCTCCGTGGCGTGAAAGAGTCGGTGGTGACCCTCGTTCCCGTCTTCATGGTCTTTGTCATCACGCACGTTTTCGTGATCCTCTACGCGCTGATTGTGCATGGGAGCGATTTCGGCCAGGTCTTTACCGCTACGGCGGATGCTGTCCGTCAAGCGCATGGCGAGCTCGGATTGCTTGGAATGCTGATGCTAATGTTGCGCGCCTACAGCCTTGGCGCGGGTACGTACACGGGCATCGAAGCCGTTAGTAATGGCATGCCCATTCTACGGGAACCGAAGGTACAGACCGGTAAGCGGACGATGCTCTACATGGCCACTTCGCTGGCGTTCACCGCCACGGGACTGATGTTCGCCTATCTGCTCTTGCATGTGAACGTTCAGAAGGGCAAGACGCTCAACGCGGTGTTGTTCGAAACATTGACCGCCAACTGGGGCGCCGGCGCGCACTGGTTCATTTTGGTAACGTTGATTTCCGAGGCCCTGCTGTTATTTGTCGCCGCCCAGGCCGGTTTCCTCGACGGCCCGCGCGTCCTCTCCAACATGGCGCTCGACCGCTGGATGCCCACGAAATTCGCCACGTTGAGCGACCGCCTTGTGACACAGAACGGCATCGTGCTGATGGGCGTAGCGGCCTTCGGAATGATGTGGTTGTCGTCCGGCAAGGTCGAATTCCTCGTGGTGTTGTACAGCATCAACGTGTTCATCACCTTCACACTTTCACAACTCGGGATGGTCCGTCATTGGTGGATCACCGAGAAAGGAGTGGAGCATCGCCGCAAAAAACTCTTCATCAATGGTCTCGGCCTTGTCCTGTGCACGGCAATCCTCGCCCTGATGACGGTCATTAAATTCCGGGAAGGCGGCGCCATCACGATCCTCCTGACCGCCGGGCTGGTCATTATCTCGCTCCTGATTCATCGCCACTATCGTTACACCGGTCGTTTACTGCGCCGCCTCAACGACCTCGTCAAGGTTGCCGCCGTCGACACGGGAATGGACGAGCCGGTAGTAGCCAAACCCGCCCCCGATTGCGATCCAAAGGCCAAGACCGCCGTCATCCTCGTCAGCGGCTACAACGGGCTCGGCCTCCACACGCTCTACGGGGTCATGCGCGTTTTCGGTGGCGTGTTCAAGAACTTCGTGTTCGTGCAGGTCGGCATCATCGACGCGGGCAACTTCAAGGGCTCGGACGAAATCGACCGCCTCCGCAGGCACGTGCTCGACGAAATGGAACACTACGTTGACTACATGCGCGAGCACGGCCATTACGCCGAGGCTTTCTACGCGCTCGGCACCGACGTCGTGGAAGAACTGGATCAGATCGCCCCGAAGATCGTCGCGAAGTTCCCCAACAGCGTTTTCTTCGGCGGCCAACTTGTGTTCCCAAAAGACACCTTCGCCTCCCGCTGGCTGCACAACTACACCGTCTTCGCCGTTCAAAAGCGCTTCTACCACGCCGGCTTCCCCTTCGTGCTGTTGCCCATTCGCGTGTAG
- a CDS encoding ribonuclease H-like domain-containing protein: MANIVYFDLETQKSAAEVGGWDKKRDMKMSVGVTYNTADGQYRIFSEEQVADLVRQLTRADKVIGFNIINFDYEVLHGYTPLDLHSTPTLDLMVDLEQKLGHRVSLDAVAKSTLNAPKIADGLQALKWWKEGRLLEIAEYCCFDVKITKELHEYGKQHGEVSFVDRVGQKRTVKVKW; the protein is encoded by the coding sequence ATGGCGAACATCGTTTACTTCGATTTGGAAACCCAAAAGAGCGCGGCCGAAGTCGGCGGCTGGGACAAGAAGCGCGACATGAAAATGTCCGTCGGCGTCACCTACAACACGGCTGACGGGCAGTATCGGATTTTTTCGGAAGAGCAGGTCGCCGATTTGGTGAGGCAGCTCACCCGCGCGGACAAAGTGATCGGCTTCAACATCATCAATTTCGATTACGAGGTGCTGCACGGTTACACCCCGCTGGATTTGCATTCAACGCCGACACTTGATCTGATGGTGGACCTCGAACAGAAGCTTGGCCACCGGGTCTCGCTCGATGCCGTAGCCAAGTCGACACTCAACGCGCCGAAGATTGCCGACGGTCTGCAAGCGTTGAAGTGGTGGAAAGAGGGCCGGCTCCTGGAGATCGCCGAGTACTGCTGTTTCGACGTGAAGATCACCAAGGAACTCCACGAATACGGCAAGCAGCACGGCGAAGTCTCGTTCGTCGACCGGGTGGGCCAGAAACGCACTGTGAAAGTGAAGTGGTAG
- a CDS encoding P-II family nitrogen regulator, producing the protein MKKIEAVIKPFKLEEVKEALSDFGIVGMTVTEVKGFGRQKGQTEIYRGNEYSVDFLPKIKIEVVLGEDKVDEAVDAILKAARTGKIGDGKIFVMSVEEVVRIRTGETAEAAV; encoded by the coding sequence ATGAAAAAAATCGAAGCGGTCATCAAGCCATTCAAGCTCGAAGAGGTCAAGGAAGCGCTCTCGGATTTCGGGATCGTGGGCATGACGGTCACGGAAGTCAAAGGGTTTGGACGACAGAAGGGCCAGACGGAAATCTATCGCGGCAACGAGTACTCCGTGGACTTCCTGCCGAAAATCAAAATCGAAGTCGTGTTGGGCGAGGACAAGGTTGATGAAGCGGTGGATGCAATCCTGAAGGCGGCCAGGACCGGCAAAATTGGCGATGGTAAGATCTTTGTGATGTCGGTCGAGGAAGTTGTCCGCATCCGAACCGGTGAAACAGCCGAAGCGGCCGTGTGA
- the crcB gene encoding fluoride efflux transporter CrcB has protein sequence MFRLLLLFFGGALGTLARYGLNGVISEHQSKHYPWAVVFPLGTLLVNVSGCFAIGVIAAVSGPATGRAGLKPEWRDFLMIGFCGGYTTFSSYGLQTLNLARDGEWLAVTLNIVGSNVLCLLAVYLGWVCGRALQAKFHGGAL, from the coding sequence ATGTTCAGATTGTTACTACTGTTTTTTGGAGGAGCGCTCGGGACGCTGGCCCGGTACGGCCTGAACGGCGTCATCTCCGAGCATCAATCGAAACACTATCCGTGGGCGGTGGTCTTTCCGCTCGGTACGCTCCTCGTCAATGTCAGCGGCTGTTTCGCCATCGGTGTGATCGCCGCCGTCAGCGGTCCGGCGACGGGGCGCGCGGGGCTCAAGCCTGAGTGGCGCGATTTCCTCATGATCGGTTTCTGCGGCGGATACACCACATTTTCCAGCTACGGGCTGCAGACGCTCAATCTGGCGCGAGACGGAGAGTGGCTGGCGGTCACGTTGAACATCGTCGGCTCCAACGTGCTCTGCTTGCTCGCCGTTTATCTCGGCTGGGTCTGTGGGCGCGCGTTGCAGGCGAAATTCCATGGAGGCGCACTATGA
- a CDS encoding outer membrane beta-barrel protein has product MRTKQCKAVWIGIAAAVLIMRGVPVVRADDADYKTLYEEQKKRSDDLEKRISALEGASTQNVAVAKADITQKSLDFLGQTEISGFVSSSYLYDFDSTHGSRTVAGRSFDTHANQFALNKFKLALEKPIDYNPTNWVAGYRADLIFGQDAAVIHSTSPHGGTFNLGTDGDLEQAFVDLNIPIGNGLKVIVGKTVTLMGVEVIEEVANPNWSEGNQFLFVENFTQTGVQLAYKWNDKIDTEFVVFNGWDQLPDNNTGLSYMGRLGYALDSNTTVAVLGYGGPEQTTVSLGGTSTTANWRDGVELVANHKFTDKLNSFVQLDYGREQKVVDLGDSEWVAAGLWLTYDFTDKIELAFRQDYLKDKDGVRTSGIQGLPVFAPGNGPELCSSTLTLNYKPIDNVQIRPEVRWDHSDEPGTYNGNRDQFTIGMGVAYLY; this is encoded by the coding sequence GTGAGGACCAAACAATGTAAGGCCGTATGGATCGGCATTGCCGCGGCGGTGTTGATCATGAGAGGTGTTCCTGTCGTCCGCGCGGACGACGCGGACTATAAGACTCTCTACGAAGAACAAAAGAAGCGTAGCGACGACCTGGAGAAACGGATTTCCGCGCTGGAAGGTGCCAGCACGCAAAATGTTGCCGTGGCCAAGGCGGACATCACGCAGAAATCGCTGGATTTCCTCGGTCAGACTGAGATCAGCGGCTTCGTATCGTCGTCGTATCTGTACGACTTCGACAGTACCCATGGATCGAGGACAGTGGCTGGGCGCTCCTTTGACACGCATGCCAACCAGTTTGCGCTGAACAAGTTCAAATTGGCACTGGAGAAACCCATCGACTACAACCCCACAAACTGGGTCGCTGGTTACCGTGCGGACTTGATCTTCGGTCAGGACGCGGCGGTGATCCACTCTACCAGCCCGCATGGTGGCACGTTTAACTTGGGGACGGACGGTGATCTGGAACAGGCCTTCGTCGACCTCAACATCCCGATCGGCAACGGGCTGAAGGTCATCGTCGGCAAGACGGTCACCCTTATGGGCGTGGAAGTCATCGAAGAGGTGGCCAATCCGAACTGGTCCGAAGGCAATCAGTTCCTCTTCGTCGAGAACTTCACCCAAACCGGCGTCCAACTGGCCTACAAGTGGAACGATAAGATCGACACGGAGTTTGTGGTGTTTAACGGTTGGGATCAACTGCCTGACAATAACACGGGCCTGTCGTACATGGGTCGCCTCGGGTATGCACTGGACTCAAACACGACTGTTGCTGTTTTGGGTTATGGCGGCCCTGAACAGACGACCGTATCCCTCGGCGGCACGAGCACGACTGCCAACTGGCGCGACGGTGTAGAGTTGGTCGCAAACCACAAGTTCACCGACAAACTCAACAGCTTTGTCCAATTGGACTACGGTCGTGAGCAAAAAGTCGTCGATCTCGGCGATTCCGAATGGGTTGCCGCCGGTCTCTGGCTGACATACGACTTCACAGACAAGATCGAACTGGCTTTCCGTCAAGATTACCTAAAGGACAAGGACGGCGTCCGGACTAGCGGAATCCAAGGCCTGCCGGTCTTCGCTCCAGGTAACGGTCCGGAACTCTGCAGTTCCACTCTCACGCTCAACTACAAGCCCATCGACAATGTACAGATCCGTCCTGAAGTGCGCTGGGATCATTCAGATGAGCCGGGTACGTACAACGGCAACCGTGACCAGTTCACGATTGGTATGGGTGTCGCCTATTTGTACTGA
- a CDS encoding dihydrodipicolinate reductase: MTEPIRVIQYGLGAIGRAAARLAASRPGIELVGAVDRDPKLAGKDLGEVIGLDRKLGVAVTDKPVVLFAQTQADVVIHCTTSSFVEAYEQLTEIVRAGLHCVTSCEEALFPYYRHKVLAGKLDDLCIQKAAAVVGTGVNPGLVMDTLALLLTMACQRIEAVRVLRVVDAGTRREALQRKVGAALSEEEFNARSEQRKVGHVGLAESLVFLADGLGWALDELNESLAPVIATKTVKTEFLTVAEGGVAGVRQFARGLRGGKEVITLELQMYVGAPNPRDVIEIVGEPPLRLVIEGGVPGDVATPAILVNTLSRLVECRPGLHTMRTLGLPRMTL; this comes from the coding sequence ATGACCGAACCGATACGTGTGATTCAATATGGACTGGGTGCCATTGGGCGCGCGGCGGCCCGGTTGGCGGCGAGCCGACCGGGGATCGAACTGGTCGGCGCGGTCGATCGTGATCCGAAGCTGGCTGGCAAGGACCTGGGTGAAGTGATCGGTCTTGACCGCAAGCTTGGCGTGGCTGTGACTGACAAGCCGGTCGTTCTGTTTGCGCAGACCCAGGCCGATGTGGTGATTCATTGCACGACGTCGAGTTTCGTCGAGGCCTACGAGCAGCTCACGGAAATTGTGCGCGCGGGTTTGCATTGTGTGACCTCTTGCGAGGAGGCGTTGTTCCCGTATTACCGGCACAAAGTGCTCGCGGGGAAGTTGGACGACTTATGCATTCAGAAAGCGGCGGCCGTGGTCGGCACGGGTGTGAATCCCGGTTTGGTGATGGACACGCTGGCGCTGCTGCTGACGATGGCCTGCCAGCGTATTGAAGCGGTCCGTGTGCTGCGCGTAGTTGATGCCGGGACGCGACGCGAGGCGCTGCAGCGCAAGGTGGGCGCGGCGTTGAGCGAAGAAGAATTCAATGCCCGAAGTGAGCAGCGCAAGGTCGGCCACGTTGGCCTGGCGGAGTCACTGGTTTTTCTCGCGGACGGACTGGGCTGGGCGCTGGACGAACTGAATGAGAGCCTTGCGCCCGTGATTGCCACCAAGACAGTTAAGACGGAGTTTCTTACCGTGGCGGAAGGCGGTGTTGCTGGCGTGCGACAGTTTGCGCGTGGTTTGCGCGGTGGTAAGGAAGTGATCACGTTGGAATTGCAGATGTATGTGGGTGCGCCGAATCCACGCGACGTGATCGAGATTGTCGGCGAACCGCCGTTGCGGTTGGTGATCGAAGGCGGCGTCCCGGGCGACGTGGCTACGCCGGCTATTCTGGTGAACACGCTTTCCCGCTTGGTGGAATGTCGGCCCGGCTTGCACACAATGCGCACGCTCGGCCTGCCGCGGATGACACTGTAA
- a CDS encoding sigma-70 family RNA polymerase sigma factor, protein MTPNDSDVVLMVRVREGDTDAFRELVERHQRAVINTIHRAIGDAWEAEDLAQRVFLQVYRSAKRYQPTAKFTTWLFTITRNTILNEHRRRSRHAAQSLEALQDPADPESAGWQAPDKTAPDPAQEVVERELKEKIMEAVRELPEAQRTAVILCRFEGLSYEEIAQVLGCSVSATKSLLHRARQTLKERLRGYYQ, encoded by the coding sequence ATGACTCCCAACGATTCCGACGTGGTGCTGATGGTGCGCGTGCGTGAGGGGGACACGGACGCGTTTCGGGAGTTGGTCGAACGGCACCAGCGGGCCGTGATCAATACCATCCATCGCGCCATCGGCGACGCCTGGGAGGCGGAAGACCTGGCGCAACGCGTTTTTTTGCAGGTCTATCGGTCGGCAAAACGCTACCAGCCGACCGCGAAGTTCACCACGTGGCTCTTCACCATCACCCGTAACACGATTCTCAACGAGCACCGTCGTCGCAGTCGTCACGCCGCCCAATCGCTGGAGGCCCTGCAAGATCCAGCCGACCCGGAGAGCGCGGGTTGGCAGGCCCCCGACAAAACGGCGCCTGACCCTGCGCAGGAGGTGGTCGAACGCGAGTTGAAAGAGAAGATCATGGAAGCTGTCCGGGAATTGCCCGAGGCGCAGCGCACGGCGGTGATCCTGTGCCGGTTCGAAGGCCTGTCCTATGAGGAGATTGCGCAAGTGCTGGGTTGCTCGGTTTCCGCCACGAAATCATTGCTGCACCGCGCGCGCCAGACGCTAAAAGAAAGGCTCCGCGGCTATTACCAGTGA
- a CDS encoding DUF190 domain-containing protein, which produces MKLEGEGSLLRIYLGELDKWHHQPLYEAIVIKAREMGLAGATVLRGPMGFGANSHLHTAKILRLSEDLPILIEIVDKEERIKAFLPELDKMLGDGLVTLEKVHIIRYRGTAPP; this is translated from the coding sequence ATGAAACTCGAAGGCGAAGGCTCTCTTTTGCGAATCTATCTCGGTGAACTCGACAAGTGGCATCACCAGCCACTCTACGAAGCCATTGTGATCAAGGCGCGTGAGATGGGCCTGGCGGGCGCGACCGTGCTGCGCGGCCCGATGGGGTTTGGCGCCAATTCACACCTGCACACTGCGAAAATCCTCCGGCTCAGTGAAGATTTACCGATCTTGATCGAAATTGTGGACAAGGAAGAGAGGATCAAGGCGTTCCTGCCCGAACTCGACAAAATGCTGGGCGACGGCCTCGTCACCCTCGAAAAAGTGCATATCATTCGCTATCGTGGAACTGCGCCGCCCTAA